AGTGGTAGCTCATAGGAAAGAACTGAATTCAATGTTTTCCAGTAAGAGGCATTTGAATGATTAGGAGTCACTCACAATGCATTTGCATAGATTTCCAATGctcttctatgagaagcattggattggacagcgGTGAGAGCAGGATGAAATTACGATAAAGCTCATTAAGAAGGGGGAAGGCAGGCACATACTAGCCCAGCACCCTAGCCCTATGAAGCACAGAATTGGAAGAAAACTTTACTGGCGGACAGGTGTTTATGCCCCCAATTATAAAAAATTGAATTGAGCCTTTTTATAAACTATTACACATATGACAGGCTCCAGATACATGCAATACATACTTCAGTAAACTGAACATTTTGTGTatggagcgttcctttaaaagGACAACTGAACAGAAGCAAGGAAAATAATAGAGACTAGCTCAGATGACAATTCTGCTTTAAAAAAGGGAACAGTTACTTTTTAAAAGGacgctgtaggcacccagaccacttcatctaattgaattggtctgggtgtagtgtcccttttgcacctagtgctgcaatgttaaacattgcagttccagagaaactacaatgtttacattgcagcactaaatctGCCTCCAGTAACTGTCTATCAGACAGACACTAGAAGCGCTTCCTATATTGAAACAGACCTTgatccggtatctgacgctgtaCGTCCTCGCATCAGATTtttcgccataggaaagcattgattcaatgctttttgcTATGGGGTGGACTTACGCGCACACagcatttgccgcgcatgcgcattagcgcccaCTCATTGCCAGACGTCGGATTCGATAAGTAAATAAAAGGGattttaatcctttatttactCGGGCAGTGGGGGCGCAAGgcagggggggggcagagggagcaaaaaagtgtcaggaatacagccttgtattcctagcacaatggtattcctttaatagtaTTTATACCGTGTCTGGgctaaactggattgtgatgttgtTTCCTAAATCtcctaaatttaaaagaaaacggagcatctcatgaaaaaaaaaaagtttcatgcaCGTTACAGGGTATTTTCATAAGAGACGGTGTCCTTCTGTAAGTTTAAATACAGCTATTGCTATGAGATAGAGTAATGTTGGCAAACACCCCTTGTGAACTCTTCACAAGACCAgagacattttttaaattttccaGTCTTTAACCCATTTTATTGTAAGCACATGCCTAATCGTTTTATTCCcaatttatttgtttaaaatagaGATTTTGTGTCTAACTGTACCCCAGTAAAAGCTTTGCATTCTGTGCTTCTATACTGCATAACCTAAATATGAATTTGAATACCTTAATGGCATTTGTGTGCCATAATTCTTACAATAAGCAGAGAGAATTCAAACTGTACTCTTTATAGGCGGAGATGTTTCTCCTACAGAGTCAAGTCCTGTAGAGCCATAGGTAgaaattcatttattttgtgtgttgtatttttttatttactaaagaTAAAATTATCAGGAATGTATAATGAATTCACAATATAGATATCACATTTAAGCCTAACTTGAAAATCTCAGTCAGTTATGGTTCCAGATCACCTGCTTTGACCTTAAAggtccactataggcacccaaaccacttcagctcaatgaggtggtctgggtgccaggtccctctagttttaaccctgcagctgtaaacatagcagtttcagagaaccgagggttaatccagcctctagtggctgtctacctgacagccactagaggcagtttccgctattctcagtgtgaaaattgcATTGAACTCAcgttggacgtccataggaaagcattgtgtaatgctttcctatgggcggtttgaatgcacgcgcggcagtAGGGGCAATTTATGAGAAATAAAGGAGGGGATATGAAAGCATCACTGATACTTTTACCTACTACTCTGTGCAAATATTTAGAgcaatttattaaatacatttgttCAATAGTTCCTTTACTGCAttctattttaataaaatatgattGATGAAAAGTACAAATCATGTCCAGTAAACATGCAGTGATGCAGTGTTAAGGTCCAATTTTCCACACAAATTATTGTTTTAACAAAACAGGAAAgtacttttaaataaataaataaataattgcccTGACTCAATTGTTTCTGCAACATCACAATAAGTAACAGTATGTTGGAATCACCTACTAACATCTACCACAGAAAAAACAAGTGTCTGAAAGTCTACCTCATGCTTCTGTTTCAATATCATCTTCAAAACCTTCTCTGTGAAGAAAAAGAGATAGAAGCCACCAAATAATACTGCTGATGTGGAAACGTAGGAGTCCTCCAATGGATTAAAACCAAATGCCTGTGATGGAGAAGGTACAAAGTATAAGATTTCTCTAATTTGAGAAACAAGGCTCCCAAACACATAAAGCAGACATCCAGTTATAAACTTAAGTGAAAGGTGTAGGGTCAGTGTATGATATTCTAGTTAcaaaaatagattcaaaatgagAGTCCACCTTATATATTGATCAGTGCCTCATACAAAGACATCCATCCATATAATTCAAACAAGTAATGAATGTATTTATACATCATGCACACCAAGCTCTCCAACACATGTCCATCCATGCAGCACAGTGTCTCTACTCCGTTACATGTGGTACCCAATGTACCCCATACCTCGGGGATGAGCTGAAAGAGAGCGTTGGAATATAGGGTCCCAATGGCGAGAGCAATGAAGAAGAGGAGGAGACGCTTGTAACAGGCTTTCTTCATGAAGGGGACCACGCCAGCTCCCAGGAGGGAGCACAGAGAGATAACTGTGACACATAGGAATCCATAGCCCCACACTGAGGAAGCCATGGACACATAGACAAAGGCATGAGGAATGGATGTGACAGACATGCCACAGATAGAAGAGATGGAAGGACATAGTgattaaaacccaaaaaaaaaaaaaaaaaccacaatgagGGGGTGGCAGTCattcaaaacataacaaaaacaaaataagacaGAATTAAATAATGCGTGGCAAAGAAAAAGGATGACAGACATGTAAGGTAGCAACAGTAAGGGAGGAACCATAAGAGCGAAGGAgaacaagaaaaataattaaaacatgtatGGGATGTGGGAAGGGGGAAACAGATACATGAAGAATGTTTCATAATGAGGAAAAAGTATGGGGGCGGGGGTGAGGAACACAAAAATAGAAGGAAATGTATAGCGGTTATAAAGATAGAAATTGAGTTGAGAAATATCAAGGAAAGCAAAAGATAAGcacgaagaaagaaaaaaaatgttaaagaggatgagaattaaaaaaaaaaaaaaaaaaagaatccaattagggaagtgaattagaatatgAAGAAGTGGAAGGAATTAGGAGTGAGATTTGATTCAGAGACCAGGACAGTATTGATAACATGGTAAAAAGGTAGTGAGGAGGcccaaaacacaaataaataataaaaaaaatgcaaaaatcacacagacacacagaagtataatgtgaaaagaaaacaaatggtttaaTGAATGGGGGAGATGAAATGCATACCAAAGAAAGAAGAGGGAAAGAAACGAGAGAACCAATTAGTGATTAAATCCCAATAGTTGTCCATCAATAAATTTCAACAGATTAGGAGagagaggagaatctgttacctTGAAACGGATTGCAACTCTAAAACATAGCCAGCATGGAATTGTATTGGCTACCAGCACTCACAAAGGCAGTAACCAGCTAGTCTATTACatagagcagtgttccccaacccccgggccgcggaccggtaccggtccgtggatcaaacggtaccgggccgcccaggggtgtgcgagcctgccggcgaatgcagggctggcattgcccaagtgccagccctgcaatgtgcctgcggaccggaggggagatcagagatctccctccccggtccgcaggcacggtgctggcagccggcaggggagggagagaggacccaggagctcttacctgcagctcctccgggtcctcctctcgcgagatttggagcgttgccgcggtaaccacggcaacgctccaaatctcgcgagagtgaactctagccctgtaactgggctagagttcatctcaccaccaccggaccaccagggaatccccaccggaccaccagggactaagaaatgtcccccctcctcccagtaaaggtaagaagggaggggggacatcaatatattatatttaattaaataaataaaaaaaagcctccctaccctccttactccccatacacacactgcccccatacacacactgccccatacacacacactacacacacagccctacacacactgccccacaaacactgccccatacacacactacacacactgccccatacacacactacacacacagccctacacacactgccccatacacacactacacacacagccccacaaacactgccccatacacacactacacacacagccccacaaacactgccccatacacacactacacacacagccccacaaacactgccccatacacacactacacacacagccccacaaacactgccccatacacacactacacacactgcccccatacacacactacacacactgcccccaaacactgccccatacacacactacacacactgccccacaaacactgccccatacacacactgcccccatacacacaatacacacactgccccacaaacactgccccatacacacactacacacacagccccacaaacactgccccatacacacactacacacactgccccataaacactgccccatacacacactgccccatacacacactgcccccatacacacactacacacactgcccccatacacacactacacacactgcccccatacacacactacacacccagccccacaaacactgccccatacacacactacacacactgccccacaaacactgccccatacacacactacacacactgccccgcaaacactgcccccatacacacactacacacactgccccacaaacactgccccatacacacactacacacactgccccgcaaacactgcccccatacacacactacacacactgccccatacacacactacacacactgccccacaaacactgccccatacacacactacacacactgccccacaaacactcccccatacacacactacacacactgcccccaaacactgcccccatacacacactacacacactgcccccatacacacactgctcccaaacactgccccatacacacactgcaaacactgcccccatacacacactacacacactgcccccaaacactgccccatacacacactacacacactgccccgcaaacactgccccccatacacacacacactgcaactctcacacacactgccaccctcacatacacactgcaccgctcacacacacactgcaccgctcacacacacatacacacaattttgagtctatgtctttatgtgactgtgtttgtgattttctgactatgtatgtgtctgcgtgtttttttaatatatgtgactgttttttttttttgtcttattaaatcaaaacaagtgggccacggaaaaattatcaaatgtttaccggtccgcggcgataaaaaggttggggagcactgacaTAGAGCATTGAACTGTGGTAATGTCAGTAGATTACTGGACTACAACTCTCACAGGCCATTCCCAGCTGCAGCCAGGAAGATAATGGCGGTAACTGATCTCCATCAAAAACCTGTGTGCATGCAGTTTGACAACCCTGGTATCATGGCAATACTGTATAGTAATACTTTGCATGGATAAAAAGGATCCACAGACAGTGGTTAAAGTAACCCCAGAGTTTAATAGTCTACAGAGTGTTGTAAACACTGAATGTTGGACTTTGCTCTTATATGTAATGTAAATGTTTCACCTTTGCAACCAAGAAATCGGTTACAACATATAAATTGCCTTCAAAAAAATAGTTATTCGGAGAATGTTTACACTAGGTAAAGCTTTCTGAGATATGTAATCAACATTGTGTAACTCGCTGACAGAAGAAGACTTCCATCCCTGCTGGTTAGTTTCAGTTGGCAAAGCAGTTTGAATGTAAAACAACTCCTCTTTGTATCCCCCAACTCTGTGTCTGATGTATCTGTACCACCGACACACAATCAGGGGGTAACTACATAAAATGGATTAAAATAATAATCGTTTTATCCAGAATTTCAGCCCAATCCCAAGTCTAACAAAATCCACAGAGAAGAGGCTGCAGCTAAAACTACAGCCATTAATTACAAGCTTAACATAACAACAATGTCAATTAAAATGCAAGATTAAAAAAATTGTCATATGAAGAACAAAACATTGCTAATGCACAGCCTGCAGAATACAGAGAGCAATGCACAGAGTATACATATACAGTCATGCTGACCATAAATCTATATGCTGCAGTatgtccattattattattattatcgccatttatatagcgccaacagagtcCATTAGAGAGTAAAGGCAGCGACATATCAAATTAGAAATTTAAGTCAAACCAATACAATCCAGGGAGAGCAAAGGAAGAGAGATTGAAGGAAAGATCAGACAGATGCACCAATTATGATCAGCTAGATGCTATCACTGCAGGTGGTGGAATGTTGAGAGTTTATGAGTGTCCGCAAAAGCACCAAGGAATAGATACACCTCACCATCCGAGATCACAAGAATCTACATGAAATGATTATATAGAGTGTGGCCTCCTCTAGTGATGACAAACATTATTGCACTGAAAAAAATCATTATTGTCCTTTCAAGCCTAAACCTGTGTTTATGTGAGGGAAATCAATgtgatagttttatttatttatgcgtGTAGTCGTGTGGGTAATTACTGCACCTCAGGGATCAACTGCAGGAGTGCATTAGACAGCAGGGTACCGATGGACAAGGCGATGAAATAGATGAGTAGCCGGCGGAACAAGGGCTTCTCTACGCAGGGGGCAAAGAAGACACCCATGAGAGAGGACAGGCTGATCAGGGTGACGGCCAGGAGCCCAAAGCCCCAGACTGTGGGACAAGAACACAATGTGAGGGAAGCATGGAAGCAATGAAGGATGAAATGAAGCAaaaggatttttgtttttttgtgaagtGGAAAAAGCACTGAATATTAACATAGAGCATGATACAGGCTAGCAGGGCTGTCCAGGTATTTGCAAGGGGCTATAGATCTTTGatcttttgcatatatatatataaaacatagatGAACTTTAATAAAGCTGGTCAGTGCACCCGAGTCACAACAGACTGGTTTCCAGCTAGGTAGTCCTTGTCTTTAAAAGTCTGGACCCTTCAGAAGTCTTCATATCCCCTGGCCCGATTCACATCAATTACCATGTATTGCATAGGGCCAGACCATTTGTCTATATACATGAATGATGTACGGTCCTCTAAAAATGACAGGGGACAGCTCTGACCTAGTGCACAGTTTCTTAGCGTCAGCATTCCCAACAAGTATTGCATTCAGTATCATCTCACATGAGAGCAGAAAGATTAATCTGCATTTCCATTTTCATGGCAGAGCCTGCCTCAAGTGAGGAGATCCTGAGGACATAACCTGTGTGCTGGAAAGATCCAGTGCACTGATGGATGCAAAAGATAAAGAAAAAGCAAAGAAAGGCAATAAACAGTGCTAAAGTCTATAGGGACCACTTGTTCAAATCATCCGCTGCCAGTTAGATGATGAAAGTTGTAGTTAGACTGCACCTGAAGGAGAATAAGCCAAGCATCACTagcaatatatctatctataaaaatatataaaagaaaactcAAAGTTACATTACCTCCTTATAGCATGAAATGAATACTGCCTGTACAGTAAATAGACATATTAAATGGAATCTGTTCTGAAAAGAAGGTGATGGTCGATGTAGTCTTACCCTCTGCTGGGCTGGGTCTCCCTTCCTCGGCAGTCTCATTTTGAGAGACAGCGTTCCCACGGCAAGCTCCAGTTTCAAGTTGCTGCAGAATGGTGGGGCAGAAGCTTTGTAGACCTTCAGCATCTACCACAGACTCCGATGACAAATTGTGGGCATGGAACAGAGCAGTGGAACTGAAACACTAGGGGGAGACAATTACTTTCTTAttaaaaattaacataaaaaaaaaaaaaaaatacattatagaaaaaaaaaaaaacaactctagaGCTAGCACGTACACGTTTCCTGCCCAATTTCCCAGGTTATAATACATGATCCCATACGCCAACAGATTAGCAAAAGGCGACTAAGCCTTGTAAAGTATCTTCTGTTCCTGTGAGATATTCCAAGTATTTTGTTAATCACTAAAACGATGCAATAAACCTATACATACTATTAACCCCTCAAAGAAGTACTTTTTAACCCaataaacaaaaactaaaatacatGCTTATTTAACTGTAATTTCCCTTTTCTATATTAAGGACACCCACAcaattatatcatttttataggatagaaagtttttttttttacctgatagatggatagagagagatatagatatagatatatatatatatatatatatatatatatatatatatatatatatatatatatatatatatatatatatatatatatatatatatatatatattatatacacacacacacacacacaactaatcATTTAGTaagaataaaatacacaaaattggaagagggaaaaaaaacaaaaaagtgtaaaatatttcatataatatttttaaaattagtggagatacaaaaaaaaaaaaattaaatgtaaatgtatcAGATTCAGgtagatttattttttgttctgatTTTGGAagtatacccattgtacagcgctacagaatctgatgccgctatataaataataaaataatagtaaatatacctaggtttttcctttatttttggcATTACAGGACCCACCCTGCTTGCACCAAAGCTGAAGGACCTTTCATACCACCCaaaggggctttaaccccttaaggaccaaacttctggaataaaagggaatcatgacatgtcacacatgtcatgtgtccttaaggggttaaagagagccTAAAAACCAAAATCACTTTTTCTTAAATGAAGTGATTTTTGGAGGATAACTGCGGCCCCATGCAGCTTGAAAAATGAAGATAGTAAAACAGTACTTAATATATTTGGCAATTTCCATGCCTACTAGTGGTTGTCAAAAAGACAACCACTAAGGACGTCAGACTGAGGTAGATTCAATCATTTAATTTAATGTCAGGCATCAGCATGTACACTGTGCTAATGCTAGACGCGGTGTACGTCCACCGCTTCTCTAGGAGATTTTACCCTAAAATTAGCAATTCCCTTCTCATCCTAGCAAGTTCCAGGGTTAGTGACTGTGGGAACCATGACTATATCAAATAGAGGGTTTCTGACTGAAATGGGGCTTTGGGTCAGGAGAACACACTCCATGCCTTTATTTCAACATtctaagtacattttaaaaacacacttttaatGCTTAGCAGCTCAAGTAGTGGGGAACAATTATACGCTTTGGACTTTCAACAAGCCATAAACAAAGCAATGATTCCACATAAACCATGCAAGTCTGCCAATAACTTTATGACAAGTAATTACTACATTGTACTCAATAAACTAATATGGTTTGGTTTAGTGATAGTTTACAATTAAAGTAGAGCATTTGCTTATTAGAAATTTAAAGCAGAATGATCACTGCTCAGGAAGTGAACGTTCATTGGGCCCCAATAACAGTAAAGGCTACAGCAGTATTTTCTGGTGCAAATGAAGCTGTAGAGGGaagtaaacatttttaaataaaaaataaataaagtacttACATGCACTGCACTTCCACACGGTGTGCGATTCGGCTAAGCCCTGTAAGCCTAGGGCATGCTCACGCATCTGCACAGAAGCATGGTACCAGCCCATAAGAGCTCTAAACTACAGCCTTCTTTTAGCGGTGCTGTGCGTAAACACATGTACTCTGTGGATGgcattttataaaataatctCATAAACATGCCATGTCCAGATAATCTAATTCACATGTCCTGCCCAGTATGAAGGGCATGAAAAGGGAGAGTATAGGAATGCATTATTATGGTTTTTAATGAAAAGGAAAAGAAATAATagctcattttttgtttttgcgaAGTGCAAGAATCTCACGTGTGACAGTTCTGTTTTAAAGTGCCTCTAAACATATCTGGCATTTGCAAACAAAATATGCAATGTTTGACTCTGAAGTTTCCCTTCAACTTTACAGAAAGGTTAAATGTTTAGTTTACCTGAAATTGGCAAAACAAAATCTATTAATGTTATGGATTTATTTTTGAAGATGCACCCCATCTTCTACTAATCCAGAAACTCATTTAGTCATTTCACTTTTTCAGTAGTGTAAAAACCTGGTGTATGTAATCGAGCAAATCTGTATTAAGTTTCCATTCTTTGACTACACCTAAATCAGCAGGGGTCTATTGTACATGAAGGAACGTGAACCATCGAagcagttacaaaaaaaaaaaatttgagaaatcAACAGGAACAGTCTAGTGATTTCCATGtggattgctccacttttagaatttTCCCCCAGTACGGTTTTTAAAAGAAACCAAGGAGGTAAGGAATGCAAATAGAAATGCCATTAACTCTAGGTTTAAAACTACATATTTAAAATCAGTTTTAACAATGCATTAATTAGCTTGGGTTGCCTTtataattaaacaaaatattacTGTCTCTGCATTAAgagataagaaaagaaaaattgcattagggtgtgcacccataGAAAATGACAAGGTGTCGAACACACCTTTGGTCCTTGTGAATAGCCCAATTAAAGCATGTATGACTTTCAGGATTTTCAACTAATGTCTGTACTGtcaggaatgcaaagtgaatgtCATGTttcaggctaaagtagccaaactggaaaaattctcaaagccagctattttgacctaataTTTGACACTCAAGACAAGTCATACTACAATAAATACCACTGCATGTATCTGCTCTTACATTCTTCTGCTCCAACATACcatgtaaaaaagaaaacatgcaggTTTGCTGTTAAAGCCAACTTGTCAGCTATGTGTTGAAACATTAACCTTATACTACAAGCTGGGTAAATTTATACTATGCTAGAGAAAatagtaaaaatttattttttggggttttttttaattagaaaaataaataaataaataaatacatacaactaTTCCACTGATTGCAGAACAAGTGTTGGAATTAGAACACTGCTCTTCAGTTAGGGTTCAATGAATATTCATTTCCACTACCTACAAGCTAAAGCATTTTAATATACAAAAAGCATTTCTGTATCGGAGAGTGCtgcaataatttaaaaataaattacaaactagAATCAATCCCCATAACGTTTCTTTTAAACAATTATGGATAAACACAATGTTCAGAAGGCATGTTAATCATGTGAATGTCTAGTGTTGTGCATTGCACTCAAGAGCTTATTGTAGTGATGTTCTGACAGATCATAGTGGGTCTCACCTGAGACACATTGTTAGGGTTGCCCCCTCCTTTTCCTAACTCCAGTTTCTCCAAAAGAGATTGCAGCTGCAGCAAGGAGAGGGTCTCATTTTCACCGTATTTGTGAAGAATATCCTGCAGAAAGGAAGCGGCACTCAGTGCATGGCCTGAGTTGGCAAGGGCATCTTCTgccaaagaaaaagaaaggagggCCATAGGCAAGAGCAAAAATCGAAGGAGTGTCCATAGCAGCGTCATGTccatatctaaaaagacaaaaatagatAGAAAGCAGTGTAAGTTCCAAGAATGGTATGCCAGTGATTAGTCTAGTAGCAGACTCTCAAAGTACATAGAGGGAGGAAAATAGTATTACAGTCATATTAATGTAGGGTACATATTGAATAGACACAATAAAAGCTACCAGGGAATTAACAGATTAGGGATTTAAGAATAGCAGGAGACACCAGAGTCTGTTATTTGGGGTAGACAAGCGATTTGAGCAATTAGAAAGAAAAGTGGTCACCCTTTAGGAACCTACAGCTTTCCACCATGCCATAGAATGTCTGGATGTATAATATAGAATTACAATTTACGAGATAATGATCAGGCTTATAGAATGATAGAGAATGAACATATAATAGCAGTACCTAGATTTAATA
This Pelobates fuscus isolate aPelFus1 chromosome 3, aPelFus1.pri, whole genome shotgun sequence DNA region includes the following protein-coding sequences:
- the SLC39A14 gene encoding metal cation symporter ZIP14, whose amino-acid sequence is MDMTLLWTLLRFLLLPMALLSFSLAEDALANSGHALSAASFLQDILHKYGENETLSLLQLQSLLEKLELGKGGGNPNNVSQCFSSTALFHAHNLSSESVVDAEGLQSFCPTILQQLETGACRGNAVSQNETAEEGRPSPAEVWGFGLLAVTLISLSSLMGVFFAPCVEKPLFRRLLIYFIALSIGTLLSNALLQLIPEAFGFNPLEDSYVSTSAVLFGGFYLFFFTEKVLKMILKQKHEHGHSHFTTETSKRDAEEGVTEKLQNGDLDHIIPPPLGSESDLRPHLVDDKVVVGPLAVQDLQGQQSSCYWLKGIRYSDIGTLAWMITLSDGLHNFIDGLAIGASFTVSVFQGISTSIAILCEEFPHELGDFVILLNAGMNIPQALFFNFLSACCCYLGLAFGILAGSHFSSNWIFGLAGGMFLYIALADMFPEMNEVSKEDEEGGRPLTAFLIQNAGLLTGFSIMLLLTTFSGQIKLG